One Amaranthus tricolor cultivar Red isolate AtriRed21 chromosome 1, ASM2621246v1, whole genome shotgun sequence DNA window includes the following coding sequences:
- the LOC130826010 gene encoding peroxidase P7-like, whose protein sequence is MCIYRHPFNYYPTISMLQDRITKDMSSSSASRYLAKIYVFWLILTSCNNSINAQLTPTFYAKTCPNLQNIVRGTMSKAVAKEPRMGASILRLFFHDCFVNGCDASILLNDTPSFKGEKTAFANQNSLRGFKLIDTIKRNVEGVCKGKVSCADILALAARDSVSLLGGPTWTVPLGRKDARIASLSAANANLPPPTANLTTLISLFATKNLTARDMTALSGAHTIGMARCTTFRFRIYNEPNNINANFATTKMSNCPSLGGDNNLAPLDMSTPNHFDNGYFKNLMSKQGLLHSDQVLFNGGSQDPWVRLYGRSNYVFAKDFVNAMLKMGNISPLFGSLGEIRRHCRFVN, encoded by the exons ATGTGTATTTATAGACATCCATTCAACTATTATCCCACTATTTCAATGTTGCAAGACAGAATAACAAAAGATATGAGCAGCTCTTCAGCATCAAGATACTTGGCTAAGATTTATGTTTTCTGGCTAATACTCACTTCTTGTAACAACAGTATCAATGCGCAGCTTACGCCCACTTTCTACGCTAAAACTTGCCcaaatttgcaaaatattgtaCGTGGAACAATGTCTAAAGCCGTTGCTAAGGAACCGCGAATGGGTGCTTCAATTCTTCGCTTGTTTTTCCATGATTGCTTTGTAAAT GGATGTGATGCATCGATACTGCTAAATGACACACCTAGTTTCAAAGGCGAAAAAACTGCCTTTGCAAATCAAAATTCGTTGAGGGGTTTTAAATTGATTGACACAATTAAAAGGAATGTGGAAGGTGTTTGCAAGGGAAAGGTGTCTTGTGCTGATATTCTTGCACTTGCTGCACGGGATTCGGTCTCCTTG TTGGGAGGTCCCACATGGACGGTACCACTAGGAAGAAAAGACGCAAGAATAGCAAGCTTAAGTGCAGCAAATGCCAACCTCCCACCACCAACAGCCAACCTCACCACCCTCATCTCACTCTTTGCCACTAAAAACCTAACCGCCCGAGACATGACCGCCCTAAGCGGGGCCCACACAATCGGCATGGCACGTTGCACGACGTTTCGGTTCCGTATCTACAATGAGCCTAACAATATCAATGCCAATTTTGCCACAACCAAGATGTCAAATTGTCCATCCTTAGGTGGGGACAACAACTTAGCCCCTCTTGATATGAGCACCCCTAATCACTTTGATAATGGCTATTTCAAGAACCTTATGAGTAAGCAAGGCCTCCTTCATTCTGACCAAGTGTTATTCAATGGTGGGTCCCAAGATCCTTGGGTTAGGCTTTATGGGAGGAGTAACTATGTCTTTGCCAAAGACTTTGTGAATGCTATGCTCAAAATGGGAAATATTAGCCCACTTTTTGGGTCTTTGGGTGAGATTAGGAGACATTGtaggtttgttaattaa
- the LOC130810485 gene encoding peroxidase P7-like, translating into MHVIFGLILLLIYIYMVSISSSKLYVVNIYTTKFILMASAIHLLVFLSFISLFVSSTNAQLSPFFYSTTCPNLQFIVTNTMSQAIFKDPRVGASILRLFFHDCFVNGCDASVLLDDTGNFTGEKNAFPNRNSLRGFEVIDNIKSKVEGACNGTVSCADILALAARSSVFLLGGPSWSVPLGRRDARTASQSAANSKLPPPTASLSTLISMFASNGLNARDMTALSGAHTLGQAQCFTFRTRIYNESNIDPTFATLRQFTCPRTVTTSENSILAPLDITSPNRFDNAYFQNLINGRGLLHSDQVLFNNGSQDGLVSLYSTNYVSFANDFANAMIKMGNISPLMGSNGEIRKNCRVVN; encoded by the exons ATGCACGTGATTTTTGGCCTTATTTtgcttcttatatatatatatatggtaagCATTTCTTCATCTAAGCTATATGTAGTTAacatatatacaacaaaatttaTACTCATGGCTTCAGCAAtccatcttttagtttttctctcttttatttcattatttgtGAGCTCTACTAACGCGCAACTTTCACCGTTTTTCTATTCTACAACATGTCCTAATCTTCAGTTTATAGTAACTAATACAATGAGCCAGGCAATATTTAAGGACCCGCGGGTTGGAGCTTCCATACTTCGATTGTTTTTTCATGATTGCTTTGTAAAT GGTTGTGATGCATCGGTGCTTTTAGACGATACAGGGAACTTTACAGGAGAGAAGAATGCATTTCCGAATAGAAACTCGCTAAGAGGATTTGAAGTAATTGATAACATCAAGTCTAAAGTGGAAGGAGCTTGTAATGGGACAGTTTCATGTGCTGATATTCTTGCACTTGCTGCACGTTCTTCTGTCTTCTTG TTAGGTGGTCCATCATGGTCAGTGCCACTGGGAAGAAGAGATGCAAGAACAGCAAGTCAAAGTGCAGCAAACTCAAAGCTCCCACCACCCACAGCTAGCCTTAGTACCTTAATTTCAATGTTTGCCTCAAACGGTCTAAATGCCCGTGACATGACTGCCCTCTCTGGCGCACACACTCTAGGCCAAGCACAATGTTTTACCTTCCGGACGCGTATCTATAACGAATCAAATATCGATCCCACATTTGCAACTTTACGACAATTTACATGTCCTAGAACCGTCACTACCTCTGAAAACAGTATACTCGCACCACTCGACATTACTTCACCTAACCGTTTTGATAATGCCTATTTTCAAAATCTTATTAATGGACGTGGGCTTCTTCATTCGGATCAAGTCTTGTTTAATAATGGATCACAAGATGGGTTGGTTAGCCTTTATAGTACAAATTATGTGAGTTTTGCTAATGATTTTGCTAATGCGATGATTAAGATGGGGAATATTAGTCCCCTTATGGGATCAAATGGTGAGATTAGGAAAAATTGTAGGGTTGTTAACTAA